In a single window of the Melanotaenia boesemani isolate fMelBoe1 chromosome 22, fMelBoe1.pri, whole genome shotgun sequence genome:
- the LOC121633593 gene encoding R-spondin-3-like, whose amino-acid sequence MQIPSLIWILHLMNLSKSQDSTNILRGKRSSSVSTVCQAGCATCSALNGCLSCKPRFFFHLELDGMRQKGTCLSSCPRGHYGVRSPHISTCTKCKADCASCFSENFCTRCHPSHFLFRGRCENSCPMGLTANIVLRECTECPTGCELCVRRNMCKRCNADMYHLHGQCHHTCPKGFEPDGDLMQCIPQIHCEVGEWTSWGQCAQKNTTKPYRRGEETRTRQVLRSPSVYGDPCPHVSEIRKCVIKKRNRAKL is encoded by the exons ATGCAGATACCATCACTAATTTGGATTCTACACTTGATGAATCTTTCAAAAAGTCAAGACAGCACAAATATCCTGAGAGGCAAAC GTAGCTCTTCAGTAAGCACTGTTTGCCAGGCAGGATGTGCCACATGCTCAGCCCTGAATGGCTGCCTGTCCTGTAAACCTCGCTTCTTCTTCCACCTGGAGCTGGATGGGATGCGACAGAAGGGGACGTGTCTGTCCTCCTGTCCCCGTGGTCACTATGGCGTGCGCTCTCCACACATCAGCACCTGCACCA AGTGCAAGGCAGACTGTGCTTCCTGCTTTAGCGAAAATTTCTGCACACGTTGTCATCCGAGCCACTTCCTGTTCCGGGGCAGATGTGAAAACAGCTGTCCAATGGGGTTGACAGCAAATATAGTGCTGCGAGAATGCACAG AGTGTCCTACAGGCTGTGAGCTGTGTGTGAGGAGGAACATGTGCAAGAGATGCAATGCAGATATGTACCATCTCCATGGTCAGTGTCACCACACCTGCCCAAAAGGGTTTGAGCCAGATGGGGACCTAATGCAGTGTATCCcacaaa TTCACTGTGAGGTTGGAGAATGGACAAGTTGGGGTCAGTGTGCTCagaaaaacaccacaaaaccatacaggagaggagaggagaccCGCACCCGACAAGTCCTTCGCTCCCCAAGTGTCTATGGTGACCCCTGCCCACATGTGTCAGAGATCAGGAAATGTGTCatcaaaaagagaaacagagctAAGCTGTAA
- the LOC121633590 gene encoding E3 ubiquitin-protein ligase rnf146-like codes for MCEVNPGALKSAQGWAATLNRAQITQQRSNCCAYYLTTKYESSCINIPKQTSAENAFRGPTVCRMAGCGEVDFSVNASAPSKLIEGAGEDSSSSTTPECAICLQGCIHPVRLPCCHVFCFLCVKGASWHSKRCALCRQEIPEDFLERPVLLSPEELKAAAAGLNRSGSESHGDYAWYYEGRNGWWQYDERTSRELEEAFVKGRKSTEMLIAGFLYVADLENMVQYRRNEHGRRRKIKRDVVDIPKKGVAGLRLEPVPVPVPALPAVPSSTTERINSADGSDSAGQPQSSSFGIMVSLPPVRPQILLGRHLTSPLSPSPSPLEQSFSQLLISQPEGEEVEGDDELQTYEFAPGSSESEEEKECEQGREESVERRRTRQRPLRESQPTRIPPRGRPSSSALNLRSRSPDGQCTVTEV; via the exons atgtgtgaggtcaaTCCAGGCGCTCTCAAGTCAGCTCAGGGCTGGGCTGCCACTCTGAACAGGGCTCAAATAACGCAGCAACGTAGCAATTGCTGTGCATATTACTTAACAACCAAATATGAAAGCAGCTGTATAAATATCCCCAAACAAACTTCAGCTGAGAACGCTTTCAGAGGCCCCACTGTGTGCAG AATGGCAGGCTGTGGAGAAGTGGACTTTTCAGTGAATGCCTCTGCTCCCTCCAAGCTCATAGAAGGAGCAGGAGAAGACTCTTCCAGCTCCACCACCCCAGAGTGTGCCATCTGCCTCCAGGGCTGCATTCATCCTGTACGTCTTCCATGCTGCCATGTCTTCTGTTTCTTGTGTGTGAAAGGTGCCTCATGGCACAGCAAGCGCTGTGCTCTGTGCCGACAGGAAATCCCTGAGGACTTCCTGGAAAGGCCCGTCCTCCTTTCTCCTGAAGAACTGAAGGCAGCAGCTGCAGGGCTGAACCGAAGTGGGAGTGAGTCCCACGGAGACTATGCGTGGTACTATGAGGGGCGCAACGGCTGGTGGCAGTATGATGAGAGGACCAGCAGAGAGTTAGAGGAGGCGTTCGTGAAGGGCAGGAAGAGCACAGAGATGCTGATTGCTGGGTTTCTTTATGTGGCTGATCTGGAAAATATGGTGCAGTATCGCAGGAATGAACATGGCCGCAGACGCAAGATAAAGAGGGACGTTGTAGATATCCCTAAGAAGGGGGTGGCAGGACTGAGGTTAGAGCCTGTACCTGTCCCAGTCCCTGCTTTACCAGCTGTTCCCTCATCAACGACAGAACGCATAAACTCAGCTGATGGCTCTGACTCTGCAGGCCAGCCACAGTCTTCATCTTTTGGGATTATGGTCTCTCTTCCCCCTGTTAGACCCCAAATTCTTCTGGGGCGCCATCTCACCAGTCCTTTGTCTCCATCCCCTTCCCCCCTGGAACAGTCGTTCTCTCAGCTCCTGATCAGCCAGCCAGAGGGTGAAGAGGTGGAAGGAGACGATGAGCTGCAAACATACGAGTTTGCACCtggaagcagtgagagtgaAGAGGAGAAAGAGTGTGAGCAAGGGAGAGAGGAATCTGTGGAACGAAGAAGAACCAGACAAAGACCGTTACGAGAGAGCCAGCCAACCAGAATCCCTCCAAGAGGCAGGCCTTCCAGCTCTGCCCTCAACCTCCGCTCTCGCAGTCCTGATGGACAGTGCACGGTGACAGAAGTGTGA